In Chitinophaga oryzae, the sequence AATACCCGCTATAAGGCGCAGCTGGAAGCGGAGCGCCGCATTAGCGGCCATTTCTACGCCGGCGCTTCCCTGTTGTACCAGAATGATTCATACAGCAGCAAGGATGATAAAGGTATTTACAACACCATGTCTTTGGTAGGCAAGGAGGGTGGTCATGTCACGTTTATCGGCCTCACCGGCATTTTCGACAACCGCGACAACCAGAACTATACCCGCAAAGGCTGGTGGCTGCGGTTAAATGCAGCCTATGCGCCGGGTTTCCTCAGCTCGGAGCCGTTATTTAAGCTGGAAGCGCAGGGCTCCCACTTTATTTCCCTGTCACCCAAAAGCACTATAGGCCTGAATGGCGTGTTTAACAGCCTGCAGGGCGACCGGCTGCCATTTTACCTGTTGCCCGAAATGGGAAATGACAACATCATGCGCGGCTACTACACCGGCCGCTACCGTGATCAGAACTACCTGGCGGGACAGGCGGAATACCGTTACCTCATCGATCCCAAAATGCATATCAAAATATGGTTTGTGGACATCCGGCCTAAATTTGCACTCGCTGCCTTTGCCGGCGCAGGCTCCGTGTTCAACAACCATAATTTTGCACTCAATGGTTTTAAACCCAGCTTTGGCGGTGGTATCCGTTACTTCTAC encodes:
- a CDS encoding BamA/TamA family outer membrane protein, with the translated sequence MYKALTITALFISLAIGTQAQQDTLANGNTPPQEDSLAFRKRSFFPLPVLGYSQEKGLEIGAAMLYSFYTDNKNPDITTRNSTLNLIPAVTTESQFKIDLKANIWTRSNTWHYKGNLRYHNFPLYFFGIGNETRHDDRSLLNNTRYKAQLEAERRISGHFYAGASLLYQNDSYSSKDDKGIYNTMSLVGKEGGHVTFIGLTGIFDNRDNQNYTRKGWWLRLNAAYAPGFLSSEPLFKLEAQGSHFISLSPKSTIGLNGVFNSLQGDRLPFYLLPEMGNDNIMRGYYTGRYRDQNYLAGQAEYRYLIDPKMHIKIWFVDIRPKFALAAFAGAGSVFNNHNFALNGFKPSFGGGIRYFYDENARLTIRIDYAVGEQRSGESRQKGLYLSLAEAF